A single window of Rana temporaria chromosome 1, aRanTem1.1, whole genome shotgun sequence DNA harbors:
- the LOC120926919 gene encoding vomeronasal type-2 receptor 26-like — translation MLLLAVRQHRTIHFLRSSDPDAHYVCIVLPADSENCMKCPDDEWTNEKKDRCVPRVVEFLSYTDDPIVAVFSAVSILCCLLTGLILGIFIHYQDTPIVKANNRDLSYLLLVSIMLSFLCVFLFLGHPVDVTCMLRVTFFGVIFSVAVSSLLAKSIMVCIAFKATKPGSLWRKWMGTKLPNFIICVFSLVQVIICVTWLSISPPFQDRDTHSYQGKIIIQCNEGSVIGFYSVLGYMGLLAAVSFIIAFLARTLPDSFNEAKYITFSMLVFCSVWIAMIPAYLSTRGKYMVAVEVFAIMASSSGLLGCIFFPKCYIILFRPDLNTKTVIR, via the coding sequence ATGCTATTGCTAGCTGTGAGACAACACAGGACAATACATTTTCTGAGAAGCTCTGACCCCGATGCTCATTATGTTTGTATTGTTCTTCCTGCAGACAGTGAGAACTGCATGAAATGTCCTGATGATGAATGGACAAATGAGAAGAAGGATCGGTGTGTTCCAAGAGTGGTGGAATTTCTCTCCTACACTGATGATCCCATTGTTGCAGTATTTTCAGCCGTCTCCATCCTCTGTTGTCTTCTGACTGGTTtaatattggggatatttatacatTACCAGGACACCCCCATTGTTAAAGCCAATAACCGGGACCTGAGCTATCTTCTCCTGGTCTCCATCATGCTGAGCTTCCTCTGTGTCTTCTTGTTCCTCGGCCATCCAGTAGATGTGACCTGCATGCTGCGTGTCACCTTTTTTGGTGTCATCTTCTCAGTTGCCGTCTCTTCTCTACTTGCCAAAAGTATCATGGTGTGTATTGCTTTTAAAGCCACCAAACCTGGGAGTCTCTGGAGGAAATGGATGGGAACCAAACTGCCCAATTTTATCATTTGTGTCTTTTCATTGGTCCAAGTCATAATCTGTGTCACTTGGTTGTCTATTTCTCCCCCCTTTCAGGATCGGGACACTCACTCTTATCAGGGGAAGAtcatcattcagtgtaatgaGGGTTCAGTTATCGGCTTCTACTCTGTCCTGGGATATATGGGGCTTCTGGCAGCTGTGAGTTTCATCATCGCTTTTTTAGCcaggacattaccggacagttttaatgaggccaagtacatcaccttcagcatgctggtgttctgcagtgtctggattgccatgatcccggcctatctgagcacaagagggaaatacatggtggctgtggaggTTTTTGCTATAATGGCATCAAGTTCTGGACTTCTTGGCTGtatatttttcccaaaatgttaCATAATTCTGTTCAGACCTGACCTGAATACAAAAACAGTTATCCGCTAA